One part of the Streptomyces lienomycini genome encodes these proteins:
- a CDS encoding GMC family oxidoreductase, with amino-acid sequence MTSYDDTDPLIFPAGAATQTSAAEAANGEWDAVVVGGGMAGSIVAEQLSQAGHRVLILEAGPGKDLDLAEYESYLSRFYGAVVKDNQSPYPFNPNARMPRSTDIMPVRPGTPPDHFYLVQEDEYCTDTTFTRVLGGTSLHWEGKALRMLPEDFDLRTKYGQGLNWPLGYDDLEPYYRQAEAELGVAAEVEDQAYLGMHFPKGYVFPMHRMPPSYLDQTVARGVDGMRVNLADDEYTLQVRSFPQARNGVPNAAYDGGKGFVPVGAVSTNQVEEGERCQGNTNCVPICPVQAKYHAGKTLAKALRKGNVKIVTQAVASKVEIDEHDQRVTGITVKSYAALDSARYEEYTVKGTVYILCAHAIENARLMLASDMQRMSRSKLIGRNLMDHAYLLSWGLLPKPAGTMRGTSCTSGITDLRGGRFRGTQAGFGVDIHNDGWGWATGSPYTDLVELVDERGLRGPELRRTLGNQISRQLLLAFMIDLLPDSSNSVTVDDRYKDALGNMKPVVSLKIPPYTMRGAAFARKLATEIFEKLGAEDRTAYDKDRYSAVEHDGQWYNIVGGNHLAGTHIMGTDPANSVVDHTQHSWDHENLYLVGPGSLPSIGTSNISLTMAALAFRSAAHIARHLRAAKAPVVVGR; translated from the coding sequence ATGACGTCTTACGACGATACAGACCCACTGATCTTCCCTGCCGGTGCCGCGACGCAGACCAGCGCCGCAGAGGCCGCGAACGGCGAGTGGGATGCCGTTGTCGTCGGTGGCGGCATGGCGGGTTCCATCGTCGCCGAGCAGCTGAGCCAGGCGGGCCACAGGGTGTTGATCCTCGAAGCCGGCCCCGGCAAGGACCTGGACCTCGCGGAGTACGAGTCGTACCTGTCGCGGTTCTACGGCGCAGTCGTCAAGGACAACCAGTCTCCGTACCCGTTCAACCCGAACGCCCGGATGCCCAGGAGCACCGACATCATGCCGGTGCGTCCGGGCACACCCCCGGACCACTTCTACCTCGTGCAAGAGGACGAGTACTGCACGGACACCACCTTCACCCGGGTCCTCGGCGGCACCTCCCTGCACTGGGAGGGCAAAGCGCTGCGCATGCTTCCCGAGGACTTCGACCTGCGAACCAAGTACGGCCAGGGCCTGAACTGGCCGCTCGGCTATGACGACCTGGAACCCTACTACCGGCAGGCTGAGGCCGAACTGGGCGTAGCCGCCGAAGTCGAGGACCAGGCATACCTGGGAATGCACTTTCCGAAGGGATACGTGTTCCCGATGCACCGCATGCCGCCGTCCTATCTCGACCAGACGGTCGCCCGGGGCGTGGACGGCATGCGGGTCAACCTGGCGGACGACGAATACACCCTCCAGGTGCGGAGCTTTCCGCAGGCCCGTAACGGCGTGCCGAACGCCGCGTACGACGGCGGCAAGGGCTTCGTCCCGGTCGGCGCGGTGAGCACGAACCAGGTGGAAGAGGGCGAGCGCTGTCAGGGCAACACCAACTGCGTTCCGATCTGCCCCGTGCAGGCCAAATACCACGCGGGAAAGACGCTGGCCAAGGCGCTCCGCAAGGGCAACGTCAAGATCGTGACGCAGGCAGTCGCCTCCAAGGTCGAGATCGACGAGCATGACCAACGGGTGACCGGGATCACCGTCAAGAGCTACGCGGCGCTCGACTCCGCGAGGTACGAGGAGTACACGGTGAAGGGCACCGTGTACATCCTCTGCGCGCACGCCATCGAGAACGCCCGGCTCATGCTGGCCTCCGACATGCAGCGCATGAGCCGCAGCAAGCTGATCGGCCGCAACCTGATGGACCACGCGTATCTGCTGTCCTGGGGCCTGCTGCCCAAGCCGGCCGGCACGATGCGAGGCACATCCTGCACGAGCGGGATCACCGACCTGCGCGGCGGGCGATTCCGCGGAACCCAGGCCGGATTCGGCGTGGACATCCACAACGACGGCTGGGGGTGGGCGACCGGCTCGCCGTACACGGATCTGGTCGAGCTCGTGGACGAGCGGGGCCTGCGCGGGCCGGAGTTGCGCAGGACACTCGGGAACCAGATCTCCCGGCAGCTTCTGCTCGCCTTCATGATCGACCTGCTGCCCGACAGCAGCAACAGCGTCACCGTGGACGACCGGTACAAGGACGCCCTCGGCAACATGAAGCCGGTCGTGTCGCTCAAGATCCCGCCGTACACCATGCGGGGCGCCGCGTTCGCCCGCAAGCTCGCGACCGAGATCTTCGAGAAGCTCGGCGCCGAGGACAGGACCGCGTACGACAAGGACCGCTACAGCGCCGTCGAGCACGACGGCCAGTGGTACAACATCGTGGGCGGCAACCACCTGGCGGGCACGCACATCATGGGGACCGACCCGGCGAACTCCGTGGTCGACCACACCCAGCACTCGTGGGACCACGAGAACCTCTACCTGGTCGGGCCCGGCAGCCTGCCCTCGATCGGGACATCCAACATCAGCCTGACCATGGCGGCGCTCGCCTTCCGCAGTGCGGCCCACATCGCCAGGCACCTGCGTGCCGCGAAGGCGCCGGTCGTCGTCGGCAGGTAG
- a CDS encoding ferritin-like domain-containing protein produces MSVPESESAQGSTIQTIDELREYLYKGLQLEHATLPPYLTALYSLHPGKNSDAWHVIRVVAVEEMLHLTLVANVLNAVGGTPDLTKPGFVPNYPTRLPCGPDYFEVHLRPFSPEALDTFLKIEKPAQAGSEEDRFVPVDWAALGLASDGATPPPEKLAELEESGTVLGLVPGEPTQRFLSIGEFYEEIMRGINQLEDQARKAGTTIFTGDPARQVTPEYFYSGGGDVIKVTGRDTAVAALTLVAEQGEGLYGGIFDSQDELAHYYRFQQLEMERYYQKGDHPGEPSGPDLNVDWDAVYPVKPDIKLADLVADPEILAAADEFNQFYATFLTSINLAYNGQPDLLLKAVWEMFRMRDSMNRLVRNPLTGHPGANAGPTFEL; encoded by the coding sequence ATGTCCGTTCCGGAATCAGAGTCTGCTCAGGGCTCCACCATCCAGACCATCGACGAGCTGCGCGAATACCTCTACAAGGGGCTCCAGCTGGAGCATGCGACGCTCCCGCCCTACCTGACCGCGCTCTACTCGCTGCATCCGGGAAAGAACTCGGACGCCTGGCATGTCATCAGGGTCGTGGCAGTCGAGGAGATGCTGCACCTCACCCTGGTCGCGAACGTCCTGAACGCCGTGGGCGGAACGCCGGACCTCACCAAGCCGGGTTTCGTGCCGAATTATCCGACGCGCCTGCCGTGCGGCCCCGATTACTTCGAGGTGCATCTCCGGCCGTTCTCGCCCGAGGCTCTCGACACGTTCCTGAAGATCGAGAAGCCCGCGCAGGCGGGCTCCGAGGAAGACAGGTTCGTACCGGTGGACTGGGCGGCCCTTGGCCTGGCGTCCGACGGCGCGACGCCGCCACCGGAGAAACTGGCGGAACTCGAGGAGTCCGGGACAGTCCTCGGCCTCGTCCCCGGAGAACCCACCCAGCGTTTCCTGAGCATCGGTGAGTTCTACGAAGAGATCATGCGGGGCATCAACCAGCTGGAGGACCAGGCCCGTAAGGCAGGGACGACGATTTTCACCGGCGATCCCGCTCGCCAGGTGACTCCCGAGTACTTCTACTCCGGTGGCGGCGATGTCATCAAGGTGACCGGCCGCGACACCGCGGTCGCCGCGCTCACCCTCGTCGCGGAGCAGGGCGAAGGGCTGTATGGCGGCATTTTCGACAGCCAGGACGAACTCGCGCACTACTACAGGTTCCAGCAGCTGGAAATGGAGAGGTACTACCAGAAGGGCGATCATCCGGGCGAGCCTTCCGGCCCGGATCTGAACGTCGACTGGGACGCCGTCTATCCGGTGAAGCCGGACATCAAGCTGGCAGACCTCGTGGCGGACCCGGAAATCCTGGCGGCGGCCGATGAATTCAACCAGTTCTACGCCACGTTCCTGACCAGTATCAATCTGGCCTACAACGGTCAGCCCGACCTTCTGCTCAAGGCGGTCTGGGAGATGTTCCGCATGCGCGACAGCATGAACCGACTCGTCCGCAACCCGCTCACGGGGCATCCAGGGGCGAACGCCGGCCCGACATTCGAGCTCTAA
- a CDS encoding GlsB/YeaQ/YmgE family stress response membrane protein: protein MSIIAWLLLGLIAGGIAKLLLPGRDPGGCVGTTVIGIAGAFLGGWLSSEFLDRPVQREFFDAATWGSAIVGALVLLIGYRLLFGNSRD, encoded by the coding sequence ATGAGCATCATCGCCTGGCTGCTACTGGGACTCATCGCCGGAGGCATCGCCAAGTTGCTCCTGCCCGGCCGGGACCCGGGCGGTTGCGTCGGCACGACGGTGATCGGCATAGCCGGCGCCTTCCTGGGCGGCTGGCTGTCCTCCGAGTTCCTGGACCGACCGGTCCAGCGGGAGTTCTTCGACGCGGCGACCTGGGGCTCCGCCATCGTGGGCGCCCTCGTCCTCCTGATCGGCTACCGCCTGCTGTTCGGCAACTCCCGGGACTAG